One region of Streptomyces rishiriensis genomic DNA includes:
- a CDS encoding SDR family oxidoreductase, which produces MDLGLKDRVYVVTGATRGLGNATARELVADGAKVVLTGRDEKRVADAAAELGPNAVGLAVDNADPGAAARLIAAAREAFGGFDGVLVSVGGPPPGFVADNTDEQWQTAFESVFLGAVRLARAAAAELEAGGVIGFVLSGSVHEPIPGLTISNGLRPGLAGFAKSLSDELGPRGIRVVGLLPARIDTDRVRELDGLSADPEATRAANESRIPLRRYGTPAEFGRTAAFLLSPAASYLTGVMVPVDGGMRHGF; this is translated from the coding sequence ATGGATCTTGGACTGAAGGACCGGGTGTACGTGGTCACCGGGGCGACGCGCGGCCTCGGCAACGCCACCGCGCGCGAGCTCGTCGCGGACGGCGCGAAGGTGGTGCTCACCGGGCGGGACGAGAAGCGCGTCGCCGACGCCGCGGCCGAGCTGGGCCCGAACGCCGTCGGACTCGCCGTGGACAACGCCGACCCCGGGGCCGCGGCGCGGCTGATCGCGGCGGCACGCGAGGCCTTCGGCGGGTTCGACGGGGTGCTGGTGAGCGTGGGCGGTCCGCCGCCCGGGTTCGTCGCGGACAACACGGACGAGCAGTGGCAGACCGCCTTCGAGTCGGTGTTCCTGGGCGCGGTCCGGCTGGCGCGGGCGGCCGCCGCCGAGCTGGAGGCGGGCGGCGTCATCGGATTCGTTCTGTCGGGGTCGGTGCACGAGCCGATTCCCGGGCTGACCATCTCCAACGGCCTGCGGCCGGGACTGGCCGGGTTCGCGAAGTCCCTCTCCGACGAGTTGGGGCCCCGGGGGATCCGGGTCGTGGGACTGCTGCCGGCTCGTATCGACACCGATCGGGTGCGGGAGCTCGACGGGCTGTCGGCCGACCCCGAGGCCACCCGGGCCGCGAACGAGTCCCGGATCCCGCTGCGGCGGTACGGGACGCCGGCGGAGTTCGGCCGGACGGCCGCGTTCCTGCTGTCGCCGGCGGCCTCTTATCTGACGGGTGTCATGGTGCCGGTCGACGGCGGGATGCGGCACGGGTTCTGA
- the amaP gene encoding alkaline shock response membrane anchor protein AmaP — MPATVNRVLIAVVGLVLLAVGGAVLAVGLGASAPSWWLHDGPHDVLLTTAERTRWRGDGWWWPAVIAVLALLVLLTLWWLTAVLRRRRLGELLVDTGDGAGALLRGRALEAVLAGEAERLDGVAHAHVALKGRREAPEARVRLVLEPHVDPATALDHLTAQALAHARDSAALEALPAEVRMKGLKHKAERVG, encoded by the coding sequence ATGCCCGCCACCGTCAACCGCGTGCTCATCGCCGTCGTCGGACTGGTGCTCCTCGCCGTCGGCGGCGCGGTGCTGGCCGTGGGCCTGGGCGCCTCCGCACCCTCGTGGTGGCTCCACGACGGCCCGCACGACGTCCTTCTCACCACCGCCGAGCGCACCCGCTGGCGCGGCGACGGCTGGTGGTGGCCGGCGGTGATCGCGGTCCTCGCGCTTCTCGTCCTGCTGACCCTGTGGTGGCTGACGGCGGTCCTGCGCCGCCGCCGGCTCGGCGAACTCCTCGTCGACACGGGCGACGGCGCGGGAGCGCTGCTGCGGGGCCGCGCGCTGGAGGCCGTGCTCGCCGGCGAGGCGGAGCGGCTGGACGGCGTCGCCCACGCCCATGTGGCGCTGAAGGGCAGGAGGGAGGCGCCCGAGGCACGGGTCCGCCTGGTGCTGGAGCCCCATGTGGACCCGGCGACGGCGCTGGACCACCTGACGGCGCAGGCCCTGGCGCACGCGCGGGATTCGGCGGCGCTCGAGGCGCTGCCCGCCGAGGTGCGGATGAAAGGCCTCAAACACAAGGCGGAAAGGGTGGGTTGA
- a CDS encoding DUF6286 domain-containing protein: protein MSEPGGLQGSTLPVLEKPTQETGPGPAGPADHRFWSARRVPAGVVAALLLVVSAAFLYDVAAVRTHRSAMAWRRGLARQLAERPLDDIWVLVGAGVAAALGLWLIVLAVTPGLRAVLPMSRTHPDVRAGLHRDAAALVLRDRAMEVAGVQSVRVRTSRRKADVRALSHFRDLDDVHADLDAVLTDAIRGLGLVRPLGLSLHVRRPGKKG from the coding sequence ATGAGCGAGCCCGGAGGCTTGCAGGGCAGCACGCTGCCCGTTCTGGAGAAACCCACGCAAGAAACCGGCCCCGGCCCGGCCGGACCCGCCGACCACCGCTTCTGGTCGGCGCGCCGTGTCCCGGCCGGGGTCGTCGCGGCGCTGCTGCTGGTCGTCTCGGCAGCCTTCCTCTACGACGTGGCCGCCGTCCGGACCCACCGGTCCGCCATGGCCTGGCGGCGCGGACTCGCCCGGCAGCTCGCCGAGCGTCCGCTCGACGACATCTGGGTGCTGGTCGGCGCCGGGGTCGCGGCGGCCCTCGGCCTGTGGCTGATCGTCCTGGCCGTCACCCCGGGCCTCAGGGCCGTCCTGCCGATGAGCCGCACCCATCCGGACGTCCGGGCGGGGCTCCACCGGGACGCGGCCGCGCTGGTGCTGCGCGACCGGGCCATGGAGGTCGCCGGCGTGCAGTCGGTACGGGTGCGCACGAGCCGCCGGAAGGCCGACGTCCGCGCGCTGTCCCACTTCCGCGACCTGGACGACGTACACGCCGACCTGGACGCCGTCCTCACCGACGCCATCCGTGGCCTCGGCCTGGTCCGGCCGCTCGGCCTGTCACTCCATGTGCGGCGACCCGGGAAGAAGGGGTGA
- a CDS encoding Asp23/Gls24 family envelope stress response protein, which yields MTPADDRGAAVGGGRPSVVPPAARGATRIADRVVAKIAARAAREAVGPLPPDAAGPHATVVVHHEAAHVRVHLELDYPTDIGGRCHRVRRHVTERVGALVGMDVPEVAVQVERLHLTTTPGVAHGRTR from the coding sequence GTGACCCCCGCGGACGACCGGGGCGCCGCCGTCGGCGGGGGGCGCCCGTCCGTCGTGCCCCCGGCCGCGCGCGGCGCGACCCGCATCGCCGACCGGGTGGTGGCGAAGATCGCCGCCCGGGCCGCGCGGGAGGCGGTCGGCCCCCTGCCGCCCGACGCCGCCGGTCCGCACGCGACCGTCGTCGTCCACCACGAGGCCGCGCACGTACGGGTCCATCTCGAACTCGACTACCCGACCGATATCGGCGGACGCTGTCACCGTGTGCGTCGGCATGTCACCGAGCGGGTAGGCGCGTTGGTGGGAATGGACGTTCCGGAGGTCGCCGTCCAGGTGGAACGGCTGCACCTGACAACGACCCCCGGTGTGGCGCACGGGAGGACGCGATGA
- a CDS encoding Asp23/Gls24 family envelope stress response protein: MTEAAAEQHRTQVPDGGNEPLGTRRTTRRGGGDPGTRGRTTIADGVVEKIAGLAARDVLGVHAMGSGLSRTFGAVRDRVPGGSKSVTRGVKAEVGEVQTALDLEIVVDYGVAIADVAQAVRENVIAAVERMTGLEVVEVNIAVSDVKLPDEEDEEPEPRIQ, from the coding sequence ATGACCGAGGCAGCAGCGGAGCAGCACCGGACGCAGGTCCCCGACGGCGGCAACGAGCCCCTGGGGACCCGCAGGACGACCAGGCGCGGCGGCGGTGATCCGGGCACCCGAGGGCGGACCACCATCGCCGACGGGGTCGTGGAGAAGATCGCAGGCCTCGCGGCACGGGACGTCCTGGGCGTCCACGCGATGGGCAGCGGACTCAGCCGCACCTTCGGTGCCGTACGGGACCGGGTGCCCGGCGGCTCGAAGTCGGTGACCAGAGGTGTGAAGGCCGAGGTCGGCGAGGTGCAGACCGCGCTCGACCTGGAGATCGTCGTCGACTACGGCGTGGCCATCGCCGACGTGGCGCAGGCCGTGCGGGAGAACGTGATCGCGGCCGTGGAGCGGATGACCGGACTGGAGGTCGTCGAGGTCAACATCGCGGTGAGCGACGTCAAGCTGCCCGACGAAGAGGACGAGGAACCGGAGCCCCGGATCCAGTGA
- a CDS encoding nucleopolyhedrovirus P10 family protein: protein MTADGWTSAVRHQLGLGRLLPLGGPRDGAWITEAAAEAVLREAVRDLTGLRMGALRIALADPAGVHEPAVPPPPSALPPGPLRVTADIAASSSEPLPTAASRLRTALAAAATDRLGLVVAEVDVRVTALLDEDPEPEPVRPVPGPQHVGAAQHGDEARATVAALSVPGVTRLTDVVDRAVRIEERQHTTALPNRHARVEIAVKASHQALEVAARVRGVVSEALRDHPTVSVLVTAVE from the coding sequence ATGACTGCGGACGGATGGACGAGCGCGGTACGGCACCAACTGGGCCTCGGCAGGCTGCTGCCGCTGGGCGGGCCGCGGGACGGCGCGTGGATCACGGAGGCGGCGGCAGAAGCGGTGCTGCGGGAGGCCGTACGGGATCTGACGGGCCTGCGCATGGGCGCGCTGCGGATCGCGTTGGCCGATCCGGCGGGGGTTCACGAGCCCGCGGTACCCCCTCCGCCGAGCGCCTTGCCACCGGGTCCGCTGCGCGTGACGGCGGACATCGCCGCGTCCTCGTCCGAACCGCTGCCGACGGCCGCGTCCCGCCTGCGCACGGCGCTGGCGGCGGCCGCGACGGACCGCCTCGGCCTGGTGGTCGCGGAGGTGGACGTGCGGGTGACGGCCTTGCTGGACGAGGACCCGGAACCGGAGCCGGTACGGCCCGTTCCCGGACCGCAGCACGTCGGGGCGGCACAGCACGGCGACGAGGCACGCGCCACGGTCGCCGCCCTGTCCGTACCGGGGGTGACCCGCCTGACCGACGTCGTCGACAGGGCGGTACGCATCGAGGAACGGCAGCACACGACCGCTCTGCCGAACCGCCACGCACGTGTGGAGATCGCGGTGAAGGCGAGTCACCAGGCCCTGGAGGTGGCCGCACGGGTGCGTGGGGTGGTGTCGGAAGCGCTACGGGATCACCCGACGGTGAGCGTCCTGGTCACGGCGGTGGAGTGA
- a CDS encoding enoyl-CoA hydratase/isomerase family protein gives MATPDQELVPLLDKDGVRLTVDDALATVTLANPAKRNAQSPAMWRALAEAGRLVPGSVRVVVLRGEGKSFSAGLDRQMFTPEGIEGEPSFIDLARSGDAELDAAIAGFQEGFTWWRRNDLVSIAAVQGHAIGAGFQLALACDLRVVADDVQFAMRETGLGLVPDLTGTHPLVSLVGYGRAAEICLTGRFVHAEEAVSCGLANIAVPAQDLDTAARELAAAILAAPREAVIETKALLRGAGDRTYDEQRAAERAAQGRRLRDLAGMGE, from the coding sequence ATGGCCACACCCGACCAGGAACTCGTTCCCCTGCTCGACAAGGACGGCGTACGGCTCACCGTCGACGACGCGCTCGCCACGGTGACGCTGGCCAACCCGGCCAAGCGCAATGCGCAGAGCCCCGCGATGTGGCGGGCGCTCGCCGAGGCCGGGCGGCTGGTGCCGGGCTCCGTCCGTGTGGTCGTGCTGCGTGGCGAGGGCAAGTCCTTCTCCGCGGGGCTCGACCGGCAGATGTTCACGCCCGAGGGGATCGAGGGCGAGCCGTCCTTCATCGATCTCGCGCGCAGTGGTGACGCCGAACTCGACGCCGCCATCGCCGGGTTCCAGGAGGGCTTCACCTGGTGGCGGCGCAACGACCTCGTGTCCATCGCCGCTGTCCAGGGCCACGCCATCGGTGCGGGCTTCCAGCTGGCTCTCGCCTGTGACCTGCGCGTCGTCGCCGACGACGTGCAGTTCGCCATGCGGGAGACCGGCCTCGGCCTCGTTCCGGACCTGACGGGCACCCACCCGCTGGTGTCGCTCGTCGGTTACGGCCGCGCGGCCGAGATCTGCCTCACCGGCCGGTTCGTGCACGCCGAGGAGGCCGTGAGCTGCGGGCTGGCCAACATCGCCGTCCCCGCGCAGGACCTCGACACCGCGGCGCGTGAGCTGGCCGCGGCGATCCTGGCCGCGCCCCGGGAGGCCGTCATCGAGACCAAGGCGCTGCTGCGGGGCGCCGGAGACCGTACGTACGACGAGCAGCGCGCCGCCGAGCGCGCCGCCCAGGGCCGCCGTCTGCGGGACCTGGCCGGCATGGGCGAATGA
- a CDS encoding helix-turn-helix domain-containing protein, whose protein sequence is MAETLKKGSRVTGAARDKLAADLKKKYDSGASIRALAEETGRSYGFVHRMLSESGVTLRGRGGATRGKKAASS, encoded by the coding sequence GTGGCCGAGACTCTGAAGAAGGGCAGCCGGGTGACCGGCGCCGCGCGCGACAAGCTCGCGGCAGACCTGAAGAAGAAGTACGACTCCGGTGCGAGCATCCGGGCGCTGGCCGAGGAAACCGGTCGCTCGTATGGCTTTGTCCACCGGATGCTCAGCGAGTCGGGCGTCACGCTCCGTGGGCGTGGCGGGGCGACCCGAGGCAAGAAGGCCGCCTCGTCCTGA
- the abc-f gene encoding ribosomal protection-like ABC-F family protein: protein MISASGIELRAGARILIENASFRVAKGDRIGLVGRNGAGKTTLTKVLAGEGIPAAGQVTRSGEVGYLPQDPRTGDLDVLARDRILSARGLDVLIRKMRENEQRIANGSGATRDKAMRQYERQETEFLTKGGYSAEAEAATIAAALNLPDRVLGQPLHTLSGGQRRRVELARILFSDADTLLLDEPTNHLDADSIVWLRDYLKTYRGGFIVISHDVDLVETVVNKVFYLDANRSQIDVYNMGWRLYQQQRESDEKRRKRERQNAEKKAAALHSQADKMRAKATKTVAAQNMARRADKLLSGLEAVRQSDKVAKLRFPEPAPCGKTPLMAEGLSKSYGSLEIFTDVDLAIDKGSRVVILGLNGAGKTTLLRLLGGAEKPDTGEVVAGHGLKLGYYAQEHETLDPERTVLENMRSAAPDLDLVEVRKTLGSFLFSGDDVDKPAGVLSGGEKTRLALATLVVSSANVLLLDEPTNNLDPASRQEILGALRTYKGAVVLVTHDEGAVEALQPERIILLPDGVEDLWGADYADLVALA from the coding sequence GTGATCTCCGCCTCCGGCATCGAGCTGCGCGCCGGTGCCCGCATCCTCATCGAGAACGCCTCCTTCCGTGTGGCCAAGGGCGACCGCATCGGCCTGGTCGGGCGCAACGGCGCCGGCAAGACCACGCTGACCAAGGTCCTGGCCGGCGAGGGCATCCCGGCCGCCGGCCAGGTCACCCGCTCCGGCGAGGTCGGTTACCTTCCGCAGGACCCCCGCACCGGCGACCTCGACGTCCTCGCCCGGGACCGCATCCTCTCCGCGCGCGGCCTGGACGTCCTGATCCGCAAGATGCGCGAGAACGAACAGCGGATCGCGAACGGCTCGGGCGCCACCCGCGACAAGGCGATGCGCCAGTACGAGCGCCAGGAGACGGAGTTCCTCACCAAGGGCGGATACTCCGCCGAGGCCGAGGCCGCCACCATCGCCGCCGCGCTCAACCTGCCCGACCGGGTGCTCGGCCAGCCCCTGCACACCCTCTCCGGCGGTCAGCGGCGCCGGGTCGAGCTGGCCCGGATCCTGTTCTCCGACGCGGACACGCTGCTGCTCGACGAGCCGACGAACCACCTCGACGCCGACTCCATCGTCTGGCTGCGTGACTACCTCAAGACCTATCGCGGCGGCTTCATCGTCATCAGCCACGACGTCGACCTGGTCGAGACGGTCGTCAACAAGGTCTTCTACCTGGACGCCAACCGCTCCCAGATCGACGTCTACAACATGGGCTGGCGGCTCTACCAGCAGCAGCGCGAGTCCGACGAGAAGCGCCGCAAGCGCGAGCGCCAGAACGCCGAGAAGAAGGCCGCCGCGCTGCATTCGCAGGCCGACAAGATGCGCGCCAAGGCCACCAAGACGGTCGCCGCGCAGAACATGGCCCGCCGCGCCGACAAGCTGCTCTCCGGCCTGGAGGCGGTCCGCCAGTCCGACAAGGTGGCCAAGCTCCGCTTCCCCGAGCCCGCGCCCTGCGGCAAGACGCCCCTGATGGCCGAGGGCCTGTCGAAGTCCTACGGCTCGCTGGAGATCTTCACCGACGTCGACCTGGCCATCGACAAGGGCTCGCGCGTCGTCATCCTCGGTCTGAACGGCGCAGGCAAGACGACCCTGCTGCGTCTGCTCGGCGGGGCGGAGAAGCCCGACACCGGCGAGGTCGTCGCGGGCCACGGCCTCAAGCTGGGCTACTACGCCCAGGAGCACGAGACCCTCGACCCGGAGCGCACGGTCCTGGAGAACATGCGCTCCGCCGCCCCCGACCTGGATCTGGTCGAGGTCCGCAAGACGCTCGGCTCGTTCCTGTTCTCCGGCGACGACGTCGACAAGCCCGCCGGGGTCCTCTCCGGCGGCGAGAAGACCCGGCTGGCCCTCGCCACCCTCGTGGTCTCCTCGGCCAACGTGCTGCTGCTCGACGAGCCCACCAACAACCTCGACCCGGCCAGCCGCCAGGAGATCCTCGGCGCGCTGCGTACCTACAAGGGCGCGGTCGTCCTCGTCACCCACGACGAGGGCGCGGTGGAGGCGCTCCAGCCCGAGCGGATCATCCTGCTGCCCGACGGCGTCGAGGACCTGTGGGGTGCCGACTACGCGGATCTGGTCGCGCTGGCCTGA
- a CDS encoding VOC family protein, which yields MAGTNSGRPSVFPTVLYTDAKAAIRQLTEALGFTELSVYEGEDGSVVHAELVQGNGAVMLGSKGRGGVFDTAMKDAGPAGVYVAVDDVDAHHRRAVEHGAEILMPPTDQDYGSRDYMARDLEGNLWSFGTYAPDIQG from the coding sequence ATGGCAGGCACGAACAGCGGGCGGCCCAGCGTCTTTCCGACGGTGCTGTACACCGACGCGAAGGCGGCGATCCGGCAGCTCACCGAGGCCCTGGGGTTCACGGAGTTGTCGGTCTACGAGGGCGAGGACGGCTCGGTCGTGCACGCCGAGCTGGTGCAGGGCAACGGCGCGGTGATGCTCGGCTCGAAGGGCCGCGGCGGGGTCTTCGACACGGCGATGAAGGACGCGGGCCCGGCCGGCGTGTACGTCGCGGTGGACGACGTCGACGCACACCACCGGCGGGCCGTGGAGCACGGCGCGGAGATCCTGATGCCCCCGACGGACCAGGACTACGGCTCCCGGGACTACATGGCCCGCGACCTCGAGGGCAACCTCTGGAGCTTCGGGACCTACGCGCCCGACATACAGGGCTGA
- a CDS encoding alpha/beta hydrolase, protein MRTVKATAAAVTAALAAGAASVVAGRLASDAALKAPPGRPLPTEPRLTVHGTAPGRITLTRDLAALRPGTYGLSGNGSHAVVGPVLATAPHSADTVVRSLERVTHGTLSAGDAVWLTPNLHVGNPGSALGLDHADIDVPGELGNLPAWFVPGARRTWVIAAHGLGTTREHALNVMGFLHRRRFPVLALAHRGDLGAPRSPDGLNHLGETEWRDLDAAMRYAVRYGAERVVLFGWSTGATMALRAAADSGLRDLVSGLVLDSPVLDWRTTVRALAAARRTPGVLLPLAVRAAEGRTGLHAGPGRRADAVADPDRLRVPTLVLHGPDDTVAPWSASRRLAGLRPELVTLHTVPHAPHGAMWNADPEAYEEALRRFLTPLM, encoded by the coding sequence GTGCGCACTGTCAAAGCGACGGCCGCCGCCGTCACCGCAGCCCTGGCCGCCGGCGCCGCCAGTGTCGTCGCAGGCCGACTGGCCAGCGACGCCGCGCTGAAGGCGCCGCCCGGCCGGCCCCTGCCCACCGAACCCCGGCTCACCGTGCACGGCACGGCCCCCGGCCGGATCACCCTGACCCGTGACCTGGCCGCCCTGCGCCCCGGCACCTACGGCCTCTCCGGCAACGGCTCCCACGCGGTCGTGGGCCCCGTCCTGGCCACCGCCCCGCACTCCGCCGACACCGTCGTGCGCAGCCTGGAGCGGGTCACCCACGGCACCCTGAGCGCCGGCGACGCGGTCTGGCTCACCCCCAACCTCCATGTCGGCAACCCCGGCAGCGCCCTCGGTCTCGACCACGCCGACATCGACGTCCCCGGCGAACTGGGCAACCTGCCCGCCTGGTTCGTGCCCGGCGCGCGCCGCACCTGGGTGATCGCCGCGCACGGCCTGGGCACCACCCGGGAGCACGCCCTGAACGTCATGGGCTTCCTGCACCGCCGCCGCTTCCCCGTCCTCGCCCTCGCCCATCGCGGTGACCTCGGCGCGCCCCGCTCCCCGGACGGTCTGAACCACCTCGGCGAGACCGAGTGGCGCGACCTGGACGCGGCGATGCGGTACGCCGTGCGCTACGGCGCCGAACGCGTCGTCCTGTTCGGCTGGTCCACCGGCGCGACCATGGCCCTGCGGGCCGCCGCCGACTCGGGGCTGCGGGACCTCGTCTCCGGGCTGGTGCTGGACTCCCCGGTCCTGGACTGGCGGACGACCGTGCGCGCGCTCGCCGCCGCCCGGCGCACCCCGGGCGTGCTGCTGCCGCTCGCCGTCCGCGCCGCCGAGGGCCGCACCGGCCTGCACGCCGGCCCCGGCCGCCGAGCGGACGCGGTCGCCGATCCTGACCGGCTGCGGGTCCCGACCCTCGTGCTGCACGGCCCCGACGACACCGTCGCCCCCTGGAGCGCCTCCCGCCGCCTCGCCGGCCTCCGCCCCGAGCTGGTCACCCTGCACACGGTCCCGCACGCCCCGCACGGCGCCATGTGGAACGCCGACCCCGAGGCCTACGAGGAGGCCCTGCGCCGCTTCCTGACCCCGCTGATGTGA
- a CDS encoding class II aldolase/adducin family protein, whose translation MAEQRREQGDARGRRSGVRDVTQGRGRHAVLEEARAWEALVTAARRTVTDGLVVGTSGNVSVRVGDTVLVTPSGVPYERLTPDDVTGVDLTGRQVLGTLRPTSELPMHLAVYRTTDAGAVVHTHAVHATAVSTLVTELPHVHYMAGALGGPVRVAPYATYGTEELAENMLRALVDRSGCLLGNHGTLTYGATLDQAYDRTAQLEWMCRLWLTASSVPGLEPTLLTEEQVTEAGERLRGYGQRD comes from the coding sequence ATGGCTGAGCAGCGACGCGAGCAGGGAGACGCCCGGGGGCGCCGGAGCGGCGTGCGGGACGTGACACAGGGGCGGGGGAGGCACGCGGTCCTCGAGGAGGCGCGGGCCTGGGAGGCGCTCGTGACGGCGGCCCGCCGCACCGTGACCGACGGACTGGTCGTCGGCACCTCCGGCAACGTCTCCGTACGCGTCGGCGACACCGTGCTCGTCACACCGTCGGGCGTACCCTACGAGCGGCTCACCCCGGACGACGTGACGGGCGTCGACCTCACCGGCCGGCAGGTGCTCGGCACCCTGCGCCCGACGAGCGAGCTGCCCATGCACCTCGCCGTCTACCGCACCACGGACGCCGGGGCGGTCGTCCACACCCACGCCGTGCACGCGACCGCCGTCTCGACCCTCGTCACCGAGCTTCCCCACGTCCACTACATGGCGGGCGCGCTCGGCGGACCCGTCCGGGTCGCCCCCTACGCGACGTACGGCACCGAGGAGTTGGCCGAGAACATGCTCCGCGCCCTCGTAGACCGCAGTGGCTGCCTCCTCGGGAACCACGGCACCCTCACCTACGGCGCCACCCTCGACCAGGCCTACGACCGTACGGCCCAACTGGAGTGGATGTGCCGCCTGTGGCTGACCGCCTCGTCCGTACCCGGCCTGGAACCCACGCTCCTGACGGAGGAACAGGTCACGGAGGCGGGCGAGCGGCTGCGCGGATACGGCCAGCGGGACTGA
- a CDS encoding inorganic phosphate transporter, which translates to MENFSLILAIVVVTALAFDFTNGFHDTANAMATTISTGALKPKVAVAMSAALNLVGAFLSVEVANTISKGLVDETGIRPEVIFAALVGAILWNLLTWLVGLPSSSSHALMGGLIGATIASAGMGAVHGDALVTKVLIPAIAAPIVAGVAAMLATRLSYTLGKKADGKAAAKGYRAGQIASAGLVSLAHGTNDAQKTMGIITLALVAGGAVAPDSDPPTWVILSAGLAIALGTYLGGWRIIRTMGKGLTDLQPQQGFAAQTSAATVILASSHLGFSLSTTHSVSGAVMGAGLGRKGGVVRWSTATRMFVAWGLTLPAAALVGALAESVTGLGDWGTALVAVFLIASSAAIWKVSRREVVDASNVNASEEPAGVVTTAIAAVTPPPTVALADNLTAGLTTDLTATIPAPAAEPATPAAPPAAAV; encoded by the coding sequence ATGGAAAACTTCTCGCTGATCCTCGCGATTGTGGTAGTAACCGCACTCGCGTTCGATTTCACGAACGGTTTTCACGACACCGCCAACGCGATGGCCACCACCATCTCGACCGGTGCGCTCAAGCCCAAGGTCGCGGTGGCCATGTCCGCCGCGCTCAACCTTGTGGGCGCTTTCCTCTCGGTGGAGGTCGCCAACACGATCTCCAAGGGTCTCGTCGACGAGACCGGCATCCGTCCCGAGGTCATCTTCGCCGCCCTGGTCGGCGCGATCCTCTGGAACCTCCTGACCTGGCTGGTGGGCCTGCCGTCCAGTTCCTCGCACGCCCTGATGGGCGGCCTGATCGGCGCCACCATCGCCTCGGCCGGCATGGGCGCGGTGCACGGTGACGCCCTGGTGACCAAGGTGCTGATCCCGGCGATCGCCGCGCCGATCGTCGCCGGCGTCGCGGCGATGCTCGCGACCCGCCTCTCCTACACCCTCGGCAAGAAGGCCGACGGCAAGGCTGCGGCCAAGGGCTACCGCGCGGGCCAGATCGCCTCGGCCGGCCTGGTCTCCCTCGCCCACGGCACCAACGACGCGCAGAAGACGATGGGCATCATCACCCTGGCCCTGGTGGCCGGCGGTGCCGTGGCCCCCGACTCCGACCCGCCCACCTGGGTCATCCTCTCCGCCGGCCTGGCCATCGCGCTCGGCACCTACCTCGGCGGCTGGCGCATCATCCGCACCATGGGCAAGGGCCTGACCGACCTCCAGCCGCAGCAGGGCTTCGCCGCCCAGACCAGCGCGGCCACGGTCATCCTGGCCTCCTCGCACCTCGGCTTCTCCCTCTCCACCACCCACTCGGTCTCGGGTGCGGTGATGGGCGCCGGACTGGGCCGCAAGGGCGGTGTGGTCCGCTGGTCGACGGCGACCCGGATGTTCGTCGCATGGGGCCTGACGCTCCCGGCCGCGGCCCTGGTGGGCGCGCTCGCCGAGTCGGTCACCGGCCTGGGCGACTGGGGTACGGCCCTCGTCGCGGTCTTCCTGATCGCCTCCAGCGCGGCCATCTGGAAGGTCTCCCGGCGCGAGGTCGTCGACGCCTCGAACGTCAACGCGTCCGAGGAGCCCGCGGGCGTCGTCACGACGGCGATCGCCGCGGTCACCCCGCCGCCCACGGTCGCCCTGGCCGACAACCTCACCGCCGGTCTCACCACGGACCTGACGGCCACGATCCCCGCCCCGGCCGCGGAGCCCGCGACCCCCGCCGCTCCTCCGGCCGCGGCCGTCTGA